A genomic segment from Pistricoccus aurantiacus encodes:
- a CDS encoding ACP phosphodiesterase, with translation MNFLAHAWLAKGGSDDFLYGNLIADGVKGMNLEIWNLRVAEGIRHHRRVDATIDRHPRVLAARQRAPQDKRRYAGIALDLVWDHFLARQQKIQPGHQRLIERCYRVLGRRAAPARLSSMIPVLIDQDWLNAYADFDFTCRAIAGIGTRLSGPNRLAELRPWLEEDYFRLEEDFNALWPELVAQLQR, from the coding sequence ATGAACTTTCTTGCCCATGCCTGGCTGGCCAAAGGCGGCAGCGACGATTTTCTGTATGGCAACTTGATCGCCGACGGCGTAAAGGGGATGAATCTGGAAATCTGGAATCTCCGAGTAGCGGAAGGCATTCGTCATCATCGCCGAGTCGACGCCACTATCGATCGTCATCCTCGCGTACTGGCGGCACGCCAACGGGCCCCGCAGGACAAGCGCCGTTACGCGGGAATCGCGCTGGATCTCGTCTGGGATCACTTTCTAGCGCGTCAGCAGAAGATCCAACCGGGGCATCAGCGTTTGATCGAACGCTGCTACCGGGTGCTGGGTCGGCGAGCCGCGCCGGCCCGCCTGTCCAGCATGATACCGGTACTGATTGATCAGGACTGGCTGAACGCCTATGCGGATTTCGACTTCACTTGCCGCGCCATCGCCGGAATCGGCACCAGGCTTTCCGGGCCCAATCGCCTGGCAGAGCTCAGGCCCTGGCTGGAAGAAGACTATTTCCGGCTCGAAGAAGATTTCAACGCGCTGTGGCCGGAGCTTGTCGCGCAGCTTCAGCGCTGA
- a CDS encoding TusE/DsrC/DsvC family sulfur relay protein yields the protein MASTQIYRYLDLSSISKKAEKTDDRVGLDPEGYLIDLDDWNPQVAKALARAEGRELHEEHWEIIDIVRGFYKRFETAPAMRPLVKTVTGTLGPEKGNSLYLMRLFPEKDVQESPARIVARLAGLPKPTNCL from the coding sequence ATGGCAAGCACGCAAATATACCGTTATCTTGATTTATCATCAATCAGTAAAAAAGCTGAGAAGACAGATGATCGAGTCGGATTGGATCCGGAAGGCTACCTAATCGACCTCGATGACTGGAATCCGCAGGTCGCAAAAGCGCTGGCGCGAGCCGAAGGCCGTGAGTTGCACGAGGAGCACTGGGAAATCATCGATATTGTCCGGGGCTTCTACAAGCGTTTCGAGACGGCGCCTGCCATGCGCCCGCTGGTCAAGACAGTAACCGGCACTCTGGGGCCGGAGAAGGGCAATTCCCTTTATCTGATGCGGCTGTTTCCCGAAAAAGATGTTCAGGAAAGCCCTGCAAGGATTGTGGCTCGGCTGGCTGGGTTGCCTAAACCGACCAACTGCTTATGA
- the tusB gene encoding sulfurtransferase complex subunit TusB has product MNRSPSASRVYQDALSAMDSTDCLILTEDGVQGALPQLVDYFGSLEGRLFALREDLAARGLEGRCADHVVVVDVDGFVELTEEAEKTVSWF; this is encoded by the coding sequence TTGAACCGTTCTCCATCCGCTAGCCGTGTCTATCAAGACGCGTTGAGCGCGATGGACTCGACGGACTGTCTGATCCTGACCGAGGACGGGGTGCAGGGTGCATTGCCTCAACTGGTCGACTATTTTGGCTCCTTGGAGGGGCGGCTCTTTGCTCTGCGAGAGGATCTGGCGGCACGCGGGCTGGAAGGACGCTGCGCGGATCATGTCGTGGTGGTGGATGTGGATGGCTTCGTCGAACTGACCGAGGAAGCGGAAAAGACCGTGAGCTGGTTTTAA
- the tusC gene encoding sulfurtransferase complex subunit TusC: MSSVVPERNESELTGDVLVVLRHAPQGTSWLREGLDSALVAAAFGQRVSLLFLGDGVLALLPNQTNGPLNQKGTQGLVEMLPLYDIDNVLVDKEALARRGLDEQTLLLPVRGIDSPAIATIFHRHRLVLNF, translated from the coding sequence ATGAGTAGTGTTGTACCTGAGCGTAATGAGAGTGAACTCACAGGTGATGTGCTGGTGGTGCTGCGCCACGCGCCTCAAGGTACGAGCTGGCTGCGGGAGGGGTTGGATAGCGCTCTGGTCGCGGCGGCCTTCGGTCAGCGGGTCAGCCTGCTGTTTCTGGGGGACGGTGTGCTGGCGCTGTTGCCCAATCAGACCAACGGCCCCCTAAACCAAAAGGGCACCCAAGGCCTGGTTGAAATGCTACCGCTTTATGACATTGATAATGTGCTGGTGGACAAAGAAGCCCTCGCTAGGCGGGGGCTTGATGAACAGACGTTGTTGTTGCCGGTTCGAGGCATCGATTCGCCTGCCATCGCCACGATCTTTCATCGGCATCGGCTGGTATTGAACTTTTAG
- the tusD gene encoding sulfurtransferase complex subunit TusD, with protein MRYALLVQGSPYSDQASHSALRFAHALVSRGHHLATVFFYHDGVYNAARLSAPPQDEPHLCDAWCSLHETQGTELLVCIAAGLRRGLLNEREAARHGKTGHSLAAPFELTGLGQLIEAGLSHDRLVTFSP; from the coding sequence ATGCGCTATGCGTTACTCGTGCAAGGGAGTCCCTACAGCGACCAGGCATCGCACTCTGCTCTGCGCTTTGCTCATGCGCTAGTCAGTCGAGGGCATCATCTGGCGACGGTATTCTTCTACCATGATGGCGTTTACAATGCGGCTCGCTTGTCCGCGCCTCCTCAGGATGAACCTCACCTTTGCGATGCCTGGTGCAGCCTGCATGAAACCCAGGGTACGGAACTGCTGGTCTGTATCGCTGCAGGATTGCGAAGGGGGCTGCTTAATGAACGCGAGGCGGCGCGCCACGGCAAGACAGGCCATAGCCTCGCGGCGCCTTTCGAATTGACGGGGCTCGGCCAACTGATAGAGGCCGGTTTGTCTCACGATCGACTGGTTACCTTTTCGCCCTGA
- a CDS encoding Bax inhibitor-1/YccA family protein, producing MAFQESHLTQRQGSAVSANKVLRNTYGLLAMTLLFSAMTAAAAMAMGIERINILVFFIGAYGLMFLVHKTANSAAGLLSIFAFTGFMGFTLGPILNAYLTLPNGAELVMTALAMTGATFIGLSAIALITRKDFSFLANFIMAGAIVLILAMVVALLFNIPALALAVSAGFVLFSSAVILYQTSEIVHRAGETNYIIATITLFVSIYNLFISLLALLGIASND from the coding sequence ATGGCCTTTCAAGAGTCACATCTAACTCAACGCCAGGGTTCTGCGGTAAGCGCCAATAAGGTACTTCGCAATACCTATGGCTTGTTGGCGATGACCCTGCTTTTTTCCGCCATGACCGCCGCCGCCGCCATGGCGATGGGGATCGAGCGAATCAATATTCTGGTCTTTTTCATCGGCGCCTATGGGCTGATGTTTCTGGTGCACAAGACCGCCAATTCCGCCGCGGGACTTTTGTCGATCTTCGCATTTACCGGTTTCATGGGCTTTACCCTAGGGCCGATACTCAACGCCTATCTGACGCTGCCCAACGGGGCTGAACTGGTCATGACCGCCTTGGCGATGACTGGTGCGACCTTTATCGGTCTGTCCGCGATAGCGCTGATCACGCGCAAGGATTTCAGTTTTCTCGCCAACTTCATCATGGCCGGCGCGATCGTGCTGATTCTGGCAATGGTGGTGGCGCTGCTCTTCAATATCCCGGCTCTCGCGTTGGCGGTTTCAGCGGGATTCGTGCTGTTTTCCTCCGCGGTGATTCTCTATCAGACCAGTGAAATCGTGCATCGTGCCGGTGAGACCAACTATATCATCGCTACCATCACGCTTTTCGTCTCCATCTACAATCTCTTTATCAGCCTGCTGGCGCTGCTGGGTATCGCCAGCAACGATTGA
- a CDS encoding NUDIX hydrolase, with translation MTGTGKKPVSPAVGVLALVARDDKVLLVCRGNAPRQGLWGFPGGKVKWGEQLRAAAVRELLEETGIEARPEAIVDVLETQEGSDIENPDFHYVLIAVYCRWLAGDPFAADDAQDAAWFSLEEIADLKDTAIAAVAPLARRILEEPSDLLKKREWQGMGGN, from the coding sequence ATGACAGGTACTGGGAAAAAACCCGTTTCACCGGCCGTAGGCGTGCTGGCCTTGGTGGCTCGAGACGACAAGGTATTGCTGGTGTGTCGAGGCAATGCGCCTCGCCAGGGTCTATGGGGATTTCCGGGTGGCAAGGTCAAGTGGGGGGAGCAGCTGCGGGCGGCGGCGGTAAGAGAACTGCTGGAGGAAACCGGTATCGAAGCGCGCCCGGAAGCCATTGTCGACGTACTGGAGACCCAGGAGGGCAGCGATATCGAAAATCCGGATTTTCATTATGTGCTGATCGCGGTGTACTGCCGGTGGCTGGCGGGAGATCCATTCGCCGCGGACGACGCCCAGGATGCTGCCTGGTTCAGCCTTGAGGAAATCGCTGATTTGAAAGATACCGCCATAGCGGCGGTGGCCCCCCTCGCCAGGCGCATACTCGAAGAACCCTCGGATTTGTTGAAAAAGCGTGAGTGGCAGGGCATGGGTGGGAATTAA
- a CDS encoding DUF1206 domain-containing protein translates to MKDANATAHKGQKAVARMGYIAKGVVYLLIGGLAIMAAVGLGGKNASSKEAINSLASQPFGGFMLGVLGIGLFGYTIWRFVQAWSDTENKGSDAKGIVTRIGFVISGITYAGLGVYCFDIILNAAYSSGGSTEDRTAKLMSYPGGVYLVFAVGLVFIGVGIRQIWRAVKRSYLKNWHTQEMSRHQLKVAEGITRWGLSARGVVFMIIGGFLCLAAWNTNPDQAEGLGGALSTLASQPFGPWLLGIVALGLISYGGYCLLNARFRDVS, encoded by the coding sequence ATGAAAGACGCTAACGCAACCGCGCATAAAGGACAAAAAGCGGTAGCTCGCATGGGTTATATCGCCAAGGGCGTCGTCTATCTTCTTATCGGCGGTCTGGCGATAATGGCGGCGGTCGGCCTGGGCGGCAAGAATGCCAGTTCGAAAGAGGCGATCAATTCGTTAGCGAGCCAACCCTTCGGCGGTTTCATGCTTGGGGTGCTGGGTATCGGGCTTTTCGGTTATACCATCTGGCGTTTCGTTCAAGCCTGGTCAGACACGGAAAACAAGGGAAGTGACGCCAAGGGTATCGTTACCCGTATCGGCTTTGTCATCAGCGGTATCACCTATGCGGGTTTGGGGGTCTACTGTTTCGATATCATCTTGAACGCTGCCTATTCCAGCGGTGGGTCCACGGAGGATCGTACCGCGAAACTGATGAGCTATCCCGGCGGCGTCTATCTCGTTTTCGCCGTGGGGCTGGTCTTCATCGGGGTTGGAATTCGCCAAATCTGGCGGGCGGTGAAGCGCTCCTATCTCAAGAACTGGCATACTCAGGAAATGAGTCGACACCAGCTCAAGGTCGCCGAGGGTATCACTCGATGGGGACTCAGCGCTCGCGGCGTGGTTTTCATGATCATCGGAGGCTTTTTGTGCCTGGCCGCCTGGAACACCAATCCGGATCAAGCAGAGGGTCTTGGCGGCGCCTTGAGCACCCTGGCAAGTCAGCCTTTCGGACCCTGGCTGCTGGGTATCGTCGCGCTGGGTCTCATCAGCTATGGTGGCTACTGCCTGCTCAACGCGCGCTTTCGCGACGTTTCATGA
- a CDS encoding carboxypeptidase regulatory-like domain-containing protein, which produces MTGCQALSPWSKDTHTPPPPPTVETLPQPSDKPRPAPSRPDTVKRDVDFPEAEYASLKKTGNAAIKGRLGNGSLPAGSSRRVSIAPVTSYSAEAAEIALSGKPIESPDPRAQAYTHYANVDANGNFSISGLAAGDYYVAGKLGNKVVISQVRARSGRTVSVILGR; this is translated from the coding sequence TTGACCGGCTGTCAGGCACTATCGCCCTGGTCGAAGGATACCCATACCCCGCCCCCGCCGCCCACGGTGGAAACCTTGCCGCAGCCGTCGGACAAGCCTCGCCCGGCACCTTCGAGACCGGATACCGTCAAGCGCGACGTGGATTTTCCAGAGGCAGAGTACGCATCGCTGAAGAAAACCGGTAACGCCGCTATCAAAGGCAGGCTAGGCAACGGCTCTCTTCCCGCCGGTAGCAGTCGTCGGGTGTCCATCGCACCCGTCACCTCCTACTCCGCGGAGGCGGCGGAAATCGCCCTGTCGGGCAAGCCGATCGAATCCCCGGACCCACGAGCCCAAGCCTACACGCACTACGCCAACGTGGACGCCAACGGCAATTTCAGTATCAGTGGTCTCGCTGCCGGCGACTACTATGTGGCAGGCAAGCTGGGAAACAAGGTCGTGATCAGCCAAGTGAGGGCAAGATCCGGCAGGACGGTCAGCGTAATCTTGGGGCGCTAA
- a CDS encoding potassium/proton antiporter: protein MDSINSFFLLSGFLIALSILASRLSSFFGLPLLVIFLVLGMLAGEEGVLGIKFDDYSLAFVISHLALAMILLDGGLRTRLKTFRVAFKPALSLASFGVVVTAGIVGLFAAWIFDLTLIQGLLVGAIVGSTDAAAVFALLSGRGMNLNERVAATLEIESGTNDPMAIFLTLTLIELMMGEIGGVGETLLFLITQFGLGIGIGLGGGWLSAKLLRWLDLAPGLYSLLALALGFCVFGMTGALGGSGFLAIYLAGLMIGNQPGRHLNFILPVHDGLAWLSQIGLFLVLGLLVNPSEVLEYGVSAMLVALVLTFIARPLAVLIIIKPFFKFRWREIGFICWVGLRGAVPIVLAIFPVIGGVENSVLYFNVAFAVVLLSLVIQGGTIPLMARWMKVEVPLGVTPHRRGALGVLPENDYEMFVYTVENDALEDAPIRLLRFPSGALISALFREHSMLHPKGSTRLKLGDVICIIGRSKDLPALNRLFNGDATLKRERAFFGIFTLDGDALMGDVAQAYGLTLSSGEQDMTLGEFISLRVGGHPVVGDDVDWHGIHWVVSEMEGNKVTRVGLKPY, encoded by the coding sequence ATGGATAGCATCAATTCGTTCTTTTTGCTTAGTGGTTTCCTGATTGCGCTAAGCATACTTGCCAGCCGCTTATCGTCATTTTTTGGGTTGCCTTTACTGGTCATTTTCTTGGTTCTTGGCATGCTTGCCGGCGAAGAAGGTGTGCTGGGCATCAAGTTCGATGATTACTCCCTGGCCTTTGTGATCAGCCATCTGGCCTTGGCGATGATCCTGCTCGACGGTGGGCTACGCACTCGCCTAAAGACCTTTCGGGTCGCTTTCAAGCCAGCGCTTTCACTAGCGTCATTTGGGGTGGTGGTTACTGCAGGTATCGTCGGACTTTTTGCCGCCTGGATATTTGATTTAACCCTGATTCAGGGGCTATTGGTGGGCGCTATTGTCGGTTCCACGGACGCGGCGGCGGTGTTCGCGCTGCTATCCGGTCGTGGCATGAACCTCAACGAGCGCGTCGCGGCAACGCTGGAAATCGAGTCCGGCACCAACGACCCCATGGCAATTTTTTTGACGCTGACCTTAATCGAATTGATGATGGGTGAGATTGGCGGTGTCGGCGAAACCTTACTTTTTTTAATTACGCAATTTGGTTTGGGCATTGGTATCGGCCTGGGCGGCGGCTGGCTTTCCGCCAAGCTATTGCGCTGGCTGGATCTGGCGCCAGGACTTTATTCCCTCTTAGCGCTGGCGCTGGGGTTTTGTGTATTCGGAATGACCGGGGCGCTAGGGGGTAGCGGTTTCCTGGCAATCTACTTGGCCGGTTTGATGATCGGCAATCAGCCCGGGCGGCATCTCAATTTCATTCTGCCGGTACATGACGGTTTGGCCTGGCTGAGCCAAATTGGACTGTTTTTAGTGCTGGGGTTATTGGTGAATCCCAGTGAGGTGCTTGAATACGGCGTTTCGGCAATGTTGGTGGCTCTGGTGCTGACCTTCATTGCACGACCCTTGGCGGTGTTGATCATCATCAAGCCCTTTTTCAAGTTTCGCTGGCGAGAAATCGGTTTTATCTGTTGGGTTGGGCTACGCGGAGCGGTGCCTATCGTACTGGCAATTTTTCCCGTCATCGGCGGCGTAGAAAACTCGGTGCTCTACTTTAATGTTGCCTTTGCGGTGGTGCTGCTTTCACTGGTGATTCAGGGGGGCACCATACCGCTGATGGCACGCTGGATGAAGGTCGAAGTGCCGCTAGGCGTCACTCCACATCGGCGTGGGGCGCTTGGAGTGCTGCCGGAGAACGATTACGAGATGTTCGTTTACACGGTGGAAAACGATGCCTTGGAAGATGCGCCGATACGTCTGCTGCGCTTTCCCTCCGGAGCGCTGATTTCCGCCTTGTTTCGCGAGCATTCCATGCTGCATCCCAAGGGCAGTACTCGTCTCAAGCTGGGTGATGTGATTTGCATCATCGGACGCTCCAAGGATTTGCCGGCGCTCAATCGCTTGTTCAACGGCGATGCTACCCTCAAGCGTGAACGCGCCTTCTTCGGTATCTTCACTCTCGATGGCGACGCCCTGATGGGTGATGTGGCTCAAGCCTATGGCTTGACCTTGAGCTCCGGCGAGCAGGATATGACTCTGGGAGAGTTCATATCGCTACGGGTCGGTGGGCATCCGGTGGTGGGTGACGATGTGGACTGGCACGGCATCCACTGGGTCGTCAGCGAAATGGAGGGCAACAAGGTGACACGGGTAGGATTAAAGCCTTATTGA
- a CDS encoding ABC transporter substrate-binding protein — protein MMSVLRYLLLTSLPLFFLEPVFSSEPVASSAAPGEASQSRASQTAALEASQREIAPPEPIVPPPKRELRLVLDWYPGPQHAPVYLAKALGYLETDDIELEIVTPADPSVPSKLVAASRADLALTRQPRLHLDIAEQKPLIRVATLIDSPLALLTVREDSKITDIAQLAGKDIGYAVEDNLSPSLSTLLEDAELVLDDVSLKDVDFDVVQALVQQRVDAVIGGQRPMLAEQLSREGVLSRGFLIEEHGVPAYDGLILIANRNHLQRQRETIQHLVTAIERASLWLVNHPEKAWQRLVEVEPSLDTPANRRAWPALIRRFSLSPAGLDSHRYARFEKFLKDRGEIETLHPVSRLAVDIYAP, from the coding sequence ATGATGTCTGTCTTGCGCTATTTGTTGCTGACGTCGTTGCCTCTATTTTTCCTGGAGCCGGTTTTTTCATCGGAACCGGTAGCCTCAAGCGCCGCCCCTGGGGAGGCTTCTCAATCTCGAGCGTCTCAGACGGCGGCACTGGAAGCCTCGCAAAGAGAGATCGCACCGCCGGAACCGATCGTCCCGCCACCCAAGCGCGAACTGCGACTGGTACTCGATTGGTATCCTGGCCCGCAGCACGCCCCGGTGTACCTGGCCAAGGCCCTGGGCTACCTGGAAACCGACGATATCGAACTGGAAATTGTCACGCCGGCGGATCCCAGCGTGCCCAGCAAGCTGGTGGCGGCTTCACGGGCGGACCTGGCGTTGACGCGCCAGCCCAGGCTGCACCTGGATATCGCCGAACAAAAGCCGTTGATTCGTGTCGCCACCTTGATCGACAGCCCGCTCGCCCTGCTTACCGTGCGAGAAGACAGCAAGATCACCGATATCGCGCAGCTGGCCGGCAAGGACATCGGCTACGCGGTGGAAGACAACCTGTCTCCAAGCCTTTCCACTCTCTTGGAAGACGCCGAACTGGTTCTGGACGATGTGTCATTGAAAGATGTGGATTTCGACGTGGTGCAGGCGCTGGTTCAGCAGCGAGTCGACGCAGTGATAGGCGGGCAGCGCCCCATGCTCGCCGAACAACTAAGCCGTGAAGGCGTGCTCAGTCGCGGTTTTCTAATCGAGGAACATGGCGTTCCTGCTTATGATGGCCTGATCCTGATTGCCAATCGTAACCACCTGCAGCGCCAGCGCGAAACCATCCAGCATCTGGTCACGGCGATCGAACGGGCCAGCCTATGGCTGGTCAATCATCCGGAGAAGGCATGGCAGCGTCTGGTCGAAGTCGAACCAAGTCTCGATACTCCGGCAAACCGACGCGCCTGGCCGGCTTTGATTCGACGATTCTCCCTGAGTCCTGCAGGCCTGGACAGTCATCGCTATGCGCGTTTCGAGAAATTTCTCAAAGACCGAGGCGAGATCGAGACGCTCCACCCGGTATCTCGCCTAGCGGTGGATATCTATGCGCCTTGA
- a CDS encoding alpha/beta fold hydrolase: MGLELHSIDSGGDGTPLVVIHGLLGSADNWRSLLKQWQRRYRTVAIDLRNHGRSPHAAGMSYAAMAEDVLAVLDKANIERCHLLGHSMGGKVAMSIARLAPERLASLIVADIAPVTYGHYHNNIFEALRRVERARPDSRQQVDELMAETIDDKDARLFLATNLMRSEPDGALVWRVGLDEIEADYEEIRGEPAGEGSFDKPSLILRGSRSNYVTDDMLPKLRQILPQAQVVTLEASHWLHVEQPKAFLGAVDAFLDEVERQGA; this comes from the coding sequence ATGGGACTTGAACTGCACAGTATCGATAGCGGCGGCGACGGCACGCCGCTGGTCGTCATTCATGGCCTGCTGGGTAGCGCGGACAACTGGCGCTCGCTGCTCAAGCAGTGGCAGCGTCGTTACCGCACGGTGGCGATCGATCTACGCAACCATGGCCGTTCGCCCCACGCCGCGGGCATGAGCTATGCGGCCATGGCGGAAGACGTGCTGGCGGTGCTGGATAAGGCGAATATCGAGCGCTGCCATCTCTTGGGTCATTCCATGGGCGGGAAGGTTGCCATGAGCATCGCCAGGCTGGCGCCGGAGCGTCTGGCCTCGCTGATCGTCGCGGATATCGCGCCGGTGACCTATGGCCACTACCACAACAATATCTTCGAGGCACTTCGCCGTGTCGAGCGGGCGCGTCCCGACAGTCGCCAGCAGGTGGATGAATTGATGGCGGAAACTATCGACGATAAGGACGCGCGGCTCTTTCTGGCGACCAATCTCATGCGTAGCGAACCTGATGGAGCTCTCGTCTGGCGGGTAGGACTCGATGAAATCGAGGCGGACTATGAGGAAATTCGCGGCGAACCCGCCGGCGAGGGCAGCTTTGACAAGCCAAGCCTGATACTTCGCGGCAGTCGCTCCAACTATGTGACCGATGACATGCTGCCCAAGCTGCGCCAGATACTGCCCCAGGCCCAGGTGGTAACGTTGGAGGCAAGCCATTGGTTGCATGTTGAACAGCCCAAGGCATTTCTGGGCGCCGTCGACGCTTTTCTCGATGAGGTCGAGCGTCAAGGCGCATAG
- a CDS encoding 7-cyano-7-deazaguanine/7-aminomethyl-7-deazaguanine transporter yields the protein MFQLSFTQMRRCLALLVAFHITVIAASNFLVQLPFEVFGLHTTWGAFSFPFIFLATDLTVRLFGKEPARAIIGRVMLPALVVSYAISVVFPQGSFAGLEALGSWNLFVARIALASFMAYVLGQLLDIHVFDRLRRLRAWWVAPAASTVLGNLADTFAFFSIAFYASPDAFMAKHWVAIAWFDYAVKLGISLMFFLPLYGLLLAWLSRRLVTLTGQQDRDPALVGTSRSG from the coding sequence ATGTTTCAGCTTTCTTTCACCCAGATGCGCCGCTGCCTGGCGCTGCTGGTTGCTTTTCATATCACGGTAATCGCCGCCAGCAATTTTCTCGTACAGCTACCTTTTGAGGTGTTCGGGCTGCACACCACCTGGGGAGCCTTCAGCTTTCCTTTTATCTTCCTGGCCACGGATCTGACCGTGCGGCTGTTCGGCAAGGAGCCCGCTCGGGCAATCATCGGGCGAGTCATGCTGCCGGCGCTGGTGGTGTCCTATGCAATCTCCGTGGTGTTTCCTCAGGGTAGTTTCGCCGGCCTGGAAGCATTGGGTAGCTGGAACCTGTTCGTGGCGCGCATCGCGCTTGCCAGTTTCATGGCCTATGTCCTGGGCCAACTGCTCGACATCCACGTTTTTGATCGCCTGCGGCGGCTGCGGGCCTGGTGGGTGGCACCGGCGGCATCCACGGTACTGGGCAATCTGGCGGATACTTTCGCGTTTTTCTCGATTGCCTTCTATGCCAGCCCGGATGCCTTCATGGCCAAGCACTGGGTAGCAATCGCCTGGTTCGATTACGCCGTCAAGCTGGGTATCAGCCTGATGTTTTTCCTGCCACTCTATGGTCTGCTGCTGGCCTGGTTGAGCCGTCGCCTGGTAACGCTGACCGGCCAACAGGATCGTGATCCGGCGCTGGTTGGCACCAGTCGTTCGGGGTAA